Part of the Bacteriovorax stolpii genome, GATTTGTCTCTGGTTTTTAGCAATTTGAACATTTGTCTCAGAGTTCTCAATCAATTGCTTGTCTCGTCCTCCGTTATAGAGGCTCGTCGTCAGGTTCAATCCCAATGTCTTTTGGTCATCGTAATTTTCCTGCTTTAAGTAAGTTCCTCTGATCGATAAAGTCGGAAGGTAGGTCCCCTGTCCTTGTCTTTTTTCTTCAAAGCTCTGGCGAAGGCGTGACTCATTGATGTTGTCGGCCTGGTTGTTTAAAAGAGCGCTATTGAAACTCTCCCCAAGTGTGATGGCCTGGGCATTTGAAAGTGTAATGAAAGTCAGGAATGAAGCTAAAATCATTGGTCTATTAGGCATGGGTCCTCTCGGGGGTGTAAATAGTGCAAACTTATTAAAACAAAGGGCGAAAGGAGTGTAAATCTTTCTACCAATATTCATTGATAAGTGCTAAAAGTGTCTAACTTAAAAAGTTATACGGTCAATATTGAAGAGGGTTTCATGAGAATTAAAAATGTCGTTTTCTCACTTGTCTTACTTTGTTCACTAAACACAGTTAACGCTGCGCCACTTAAGGTTGGAATGGTCACCGATGTTGGGGGCGTAAATGATCAATCTTTCAACCAATCAGCTTGGGAAGGCCTACAAAAAACAAAAAAAGAACTGGGAATCAAAGTAAGTTACCAGGAATCTAAGCAAGATGCAGATTATCCTGCGAATCTTGAAACTCTATACGATGCTAAAAATGACCTGATCTGGGGTATCGGTTTTAAAATGGCCGACGCAATCCTAATCGCAGCCAAACAAAATCCTAAACAAAAGTACGCAGTCATCGATTACTCTTACGGCACTAAAACTCCAGCGAACGTTATCGGTGTAATGTTCAAGGTAGAAGAAGGCTCTTTCCTTGCCGGCTACATCGCTGCCAAAATGAGCAAGACCGGAACAATTGGATTCATCGGTGGGATGAGTGTTCCTATCATCCATAGCTTCCAGTACGGATTTAAGGCCGGAGCGAAATTCGCCAACAAAAAAATTAACATCATCGAACAATTTGCTGAATCTTTTACTGATGCAGCTAAAGGAAAAGCGATCGCGAACCAAATGATCGGAAAAGGCGCTGACGTTGTCTTCCACGCTGCTGGTGCAGTTGGTGACGGGGTTATTGAAGCCGTTAAAGAAAAAAACAAAATGGCAGTTGGTGTTGACCGCGACCAAAACTACCTTGCTCCAAAGAACGTTATCACTTCAAGCATGAAGAGAGTTGATTCGGCCATCTTCAACGTTGTGGCCGATTTAAACAAAGGGACATTCAAAGGTGGAACAACTATCGAGTACGGTCTAAAAGACGGTGCTGTTGATATCGCTCCAACAACTTCGAAGATGGTTCCAGCTGTTCTTCTGGAAGAAGTAGCTAAAATCAAAAAACAAATCATCGACGGAAAAATCAAAGTTCCATCGACTGAGAAAAATTTCGTAAGCTTTGCCAAGACTGTTAAATAATGCTGGCACTAGAGCTTAAGAACCTCACAAAAAGTTTCGGGGACTGTATCTCCTATCACAACATGTACCTCTCGGTGGAAACCGGCGAGGTACACGCAATTCTCGGCGAAAATGGTGCCGGTAAATCAACGTTGATGAAAACCATCTACGGCGAACACCAACCTGATCCGGGTGAAGGCGAAATGTTCGTGCGCGGGCAAAAGATTAAGATCGAATCCCCTGCTCACGCCATCTCTCTGGGAATCGGAATGGTTCATCAGCACTTCAGGTTAGTGCGTCCTTTTACCATTCTTCAAAACATTATTCTGGGGATTGAACCAAGAAACTTCCTGGGCATGATTGATTACAAAACGGCCCGCAAAAAAATCGAAGAGATCATCAAGACCTACAGCTTCGATTTAGACCTCGACCAAAAAATTGAAAACGTCAGTGTGGGAACTCAACAAAGAGTTGAGATTATCAAGACGCTTTATAGAAACGCAGAGATCATCATCCTGGATGAACCAACGGCCGTTTTAACTCCTCAGGAGATTAAAGATTTTTACCGTATCATTAAAAATCTTAAGGCCCAGGGAAAGACGATCATTATTATCACTCACAAGCTTCATGAGATTAAAGAAATCGCCGACCGCTGCACGATTATCAGAAAAGGTGCTTACATTGAAACTGTAAATGTAAAAGTGACCAGCGAAGAAGAACTCGCTTCTAAAATGGTTGGAAGAAAAGTCGACTTAAAAGTCCCTAAGACTGATGCAATCCCAACAGATGACATCGTCTTCTCAATTGAAAACCTAAACGTGGTCAACACGAAAAACTTCCCGGTGGTTTCAAACTTTAGTTTTAAACTTCGCCGTGGAGAGATTACCGGTCTTGCCGGAATCGACGGCAACGGACAAAGTGAACTGGTTGAAGCTTTAACCGGACTTCGCAAAATCCAAAGCGGAAAAGTCATGATCAACGGTGAAGACATCACCGGGCTTAGTCCTAAAAAAATCTATCATAAAAAACTTGGAACTATTCCAGAAGACCGCCAGCGCGTGGGTCTGGTTATGGATTTCAAAGTGAAAGAAAACTGTGTGCTTCAACGTATTGATGAAAAACCATTTTCAAACTGGGGTTTTATTGTTGGCAGTGAACTCACTCGTTTTTCTAATGAACTGATTGCCCGCTTCGATATCAGGCCAGCGGACTGTGAAGCAAAAGCAGTTAACCTTTCAGGTGGAAACCAGCAAAAGATCATCCTGGCCCGTGAAATCGTCCACAATCCGGATGTCCTGATTGCTTTTCAGCCAACAAGAGGTCTGGACGTTGGAGCGATTGAATACGTCCATCTGGAGTTGATTAAACTAAGAGACGCAGGAAAAGCTGTTCTTCTGATTTCTTATGAGCTTGATGAAATCATCAACCTTTCTGATCGCATCGGGGTTATCCACAAAGGAAAACTATGGGCAGAAGTTTCTGGCGAGAAACTTAAGAACAATCCACACTTAAAAGAAGACATCGGACTCTATATGGCAGGAGGAAAACCTGTATGAAAAACTTTATCATCAGCATCCTTTCTGTTGTCTTAGGTCTTTTAGTTGGTGGCCTTGTCTTAAAACTATCGGGCATCTCGCCTCTTGAAGCTTATCAGGTTATGTGGGAGGGCGCTTTCTCACAACCAAACTACATTTCATACATCATTATCCGTTCAACTCCCCTGATCCTGACTGGTCTTTCTGTGGCCTTTGCTTTTAGAACAGGACTATTCAATATTGGAGCTGAAGGGCAATTTGTTATTGGTGCATTGTCGGCGACTTATTTTGGTTATCACTTTGATTTTTCACCATGGATCCAAGTTCCCCTGGTGATGATGCTCGCAACAATGATCGCTTCACTTTACGGAGGCCTTAGTGGATTTTTAAAAGCGCGCTTTGGTGTGCATGAAGTTCTTTCAACGATCATGCTTAACTGGATCGCTCTTTATCTTTCAAACTACGCTGTCTTCATTCCAGGCTTCAGACGTCCGGATACTGAAACGACAGAGTTCATTAAAGACTCAAGTAGCATCGGGATCTTAGATAAATGGAAAATGAGTGACGCAGGAATGGAATGGCTAGCTAACCACGAGTTCTGGCATTCTTTCATGAGACCACCTGTTAATGCCGGTATTTTCATCGCGCTTATTTGTGTGGTCTTAGTTTGGGTCATCCTGAATAAAACTGCCTTTGGATATAAACTTAAGGCCGTGGGTTTTAGCCCGAACGCTGCCGAATACGCAGGTATCAGTACAAAATTAAAAGTCACTCAATCAATGATGATCGCCGGAGCTCTTTCAGGGCTTGCAGGTGCCACTCACGTGATGGGAGTTTCAAAAAACGTTGCGGTCCTTGCGGCTCATGAAGGATATGGTTTTGACGGAATTGCCGTTGCCTTAATCGGATCAAACCATCCGGTGGGCGTTCTTTTCTCTGGATTTTTCCTTGGGGCCTTAAAGTACTCAGGACAAAAAATCCAATCAACTCTTGAAGCTCCTTCAGAAGTTATCGGCATCATGATTGGTGCGATTATCTTTTTTATTGCGATTCCAAGCATCTTTAACTTTGTGACTAAAGCGTGGAGGAAAAACTAATGAGTGATCTTCTCTTTCTTTTTTCAACAACGTTAATGTATTCGACTCCGCTCATTTTTACGGCCTTAGGTGGTGTGCTTTCTGAAAAATCAGGAGTGATCAACATCGGTCTTGAGGGAATGATGACCTTTGGAGCTTTTGCCGCTTCATGGGTCGCGATCACAACAGGAAACCCTTGGCTGGGTCTTATTGCCGGTGGAATTGCTGGACTTCTTTTAAGTATTCTCCATGCAGTTGCTTCCATTCGTTTCCAGGCCAACCAAGTTGTCTCAGGAATGGCGATTAACTTCTTAGGAAGTGGGCTTGCTGTGTTCTTCTGTCGTATTTTCTTTGATGGAACAAGCATGACTCCGCCGCTTGATCTGGAAAAAAAGATCCCTGTGTTTTTTGGCCAATACGCGACTGTTTACCTGGCATTTTTAGCGACGGCCCTTATCTGGTTTACCTTTAATAAAACGACATTGGGACTAAGACTTATTAGCGCTGGTGAACACCCAAAGGCCGCTGGTGCTGC contains:
- a CDS encoding ABC transporter permease, whose protein sequence is MSDLLFLFSTTLMYSTPLIFTALGGVLSEKSGVINIGLEGMMTFGAFAASWVAITTGNPWLGLIAGGIAGLLLSILHAVASIRFQANQVVSGMAINFLGSGLAVFFCRIFFDGTSMTPPLDLEKKIPVFFGQYATVYLAFLATALIWFTFNKTTLGLRLISAGEHPKAAGAAGIKVSYYRYIGVLASGLLAGIGGGSLSIAIVSNFRPTLISGQGFIALAAMIFGKWNPVGTLFACLFFGFSQALVVYIGGRPEIHISSQLLATLPYILTLIVLVGLMKKTTAPSALGK
- a CDS encoding BMP family lipoprotein translates to MRIKNVVFSLVLLCSLNTVNAAPLKVGMVTDVGGVNDQSFNQSAWEGLQKTKKELGIKVSYQESKQDADYPANLETLYDAKNDLIWGIGFKMADAILIAAKQNPKQKYAVIDYSYGTKTPANVIGVMFKVEEGSFLAGYIAAKMSKTGTIGFIGGMSVPIIHSFQYGFKAGAKFANKKINIIEQFAESFTDAAKGKAIANQMIGKGADVVFHAAGAVGDGVIEAVKEKNKMAVGVDRDQNYLAPKNVITSSMKRVDSAIFNVVADLNKGTFKGGTTIEYGLKDGAVDIAPTTSKMVPAVLLEEVAKIKKQIIDGKIKVPSTEKNFVSFAKTVK
- a CDS encoding ABC transporter permease translates to MKNFIISILSVVLGLLVGGLVLKLSGISPLEAYQVMWEGAFSQPNYISYIIIRSTPLILTGLSVAFAFRTGLFNIGAEGQFVIGALSATYFGYHFDFSPWIQVPLVMMLATMIASLYGGLSGFLKARFGVHEVLSTIMLNWIALYLSNYAVFIPGFRRPDTETTEFIKDSSSIGILDKWKMSDAGMEWLANHEFWHSFMRPPVNAGIFIALICVVLVWVILNKTAFGYKLKAVGFSPNAAEYAGISTKLKVTQSMMIAGALSGLAGATHVMGVSKNVAVLAAHEGYGFDGIAVALIGSNHPVGVLFSGFFLGALKYSGQKIQSTLEAPSEVIGIMIGAIIFFIAIPSIFNFVTKAWRKN
- a CDS encoding ABC transporter ATP-binding protein yields the protein MLALELKNLTKSFGDCISYHNMYLSVETGEVHAILGENGAGKSTLMKTIYGEHQPDPGEGEMFVRGQKIKIESPAHAISLGIGMVHQHFRLVRPFTILQNIILGIEPRNFLGMIDYKTARKKIEEIIKTYSFDLDLDQKIENVSVGTQQRVEIIKTLYRNAEIIILDEPTAVLTPQEIKDFYRIIKNLKAQGKTIIIITHKLHEIKEIADRCTIIRKGAYIETVNVKVTSEEELASKMVGRKVDLKVPKTDAIPTDDIVFSIENLNVVNTKNFPVVSNFSFKLRRGEITGLAGIDGNGQSELVEALTGLRKIQSGKVMINGEDITGLSPKKIYHKKLGTIPEDRQRVGLVMDFKVKENCVLQRIDEKPFSNWGFIVGSELTRFSNELIARFDIRPADCEAKAVNLSGGNQQKIILAREIVHNPDVLIAFQPTRGLDVGAIEYVHLELIKLRDAGKAVLLISYELDEIINLSDRIGVIHKGKLWAEVSGEKLKNNPHLKEDIGLYMAGGKPV